TTCATTGTATGTCAGCGAGTTATCTTAATTTACTTCCGTGCCAAACCAGAAATGGTGGCCCGCCTGCGCGGGCATGACAGATTTTTTTGTCATGTACAGAGGTAAATGTCTAAAGTCTTAAAACATTTTTTTATGGGGATTAAAATTTCATGATCAATCATATTGTTTTCTTAACCTTTAAAGCTCACATAACAGAATCTGAAATTAACTCTGTTTTAGAACAGTTAGGTCATTTAATGACTGTTATTCCCGCCATGAAAGATTTTTCATTTGGAAAGAATTGTAGCCCTGAAAAACTGAGCCAGGGATACACGCATGCGTTCATCATGAAATTTGATGATGCCCATGGAAGAGACGTTTATTTAAATCATCCAGAACATAAAAGAATAGCTGCCGAACTTATTTTCCCTATGTTGGAAAACGGTTTTGAATCCGTTGTAGTGGTTGACTATGCAGCGTAACCCTAACAACACTGATTTTTTATAGGTAACTCATGGAATTTCCTATGGAATTTAACTTTTCATCTTCCTCTGCCAGAATACTAGCAGGAGTTGCAAATATCGATGGATGTTGGTAAGGCTCAGCTCTTTTTTCACGCTCTAGCAATGTGTGCTCACGTCTATGGGGAACTCCTAAATTGGCCATCAATCGTTGTGGCGATCCTGTGATGACTTCTTCAACAGGCTCGATGTGACGAATGTCGAATTTAGGATAAAAAAGCGGTTAATGGCCCATTGCGACAACGGCTTAATTCCCCCATACCATAAGCTGGCTAAAACTCCTCCAACAATTGGAGCTGAAGCAACGATACTTAACACTCCCAATTTAGCAATGACACCAGTTAATACTGGAATTATTCCCAAGCCGCCTGTGAAAAAAATCAAGCTAGCTACCCCTATACTTAATAAGGACCACTTTATCATTTGCCAAGTTTTAGGGTAATGCAACATCGTTCGTTTTAATTGTGAAACAGGATCATGGTTTTCTTCTATGGTCACGCGCACACGACTTTTATCTTCTGAAATGCCTGCGAGCCGTTGATGATGCACATTAAAAAAATCGGCGCTACTTTTGGTATTAATATAAACACCTGTCGCTGAGTGACAACTTCTCGTGGTTTTCTCATGATAGGCTTCATTTTCTGCCTGATATACAGACAATAATGCCGGTTCCAATGCATTTGTACTCACTCGTAAATCAGGCATGTCTGCAACACTTAATTCAGGAAATGGTTTAAATTGAGTACCACAGCCTTGAAGGAATTTGACAATACGCGCAAACGTTATAAAACTGTCGCGTTTAAAATGCACTTCATTTGCATCATAATATTGAAATTGTGCACCAGAATGACACCCTGCAATAACATCTTCGTCTATCTTGGTGTGTTCAGGATAAAGACTAAATAATGGCGCATGAACAGCAAGTGTGGGCAGAGGTTGATGAGGATAAAGTGTCAGTACGTTTTTTAAAGGTTTACATGCTCTTAAATCCATGGTCTTTTTAGCAAGACTGATACCGGCCCAATCAAGCGTGGATGTGGTAATTAGATTCCCCGGCACTGGGTCAAGAAGCGCTAGATTAATTTCAAGCAATTGAGGATCAATGAAAGCATTGTGATTTATATTTTTTGTTGTTATCTTGTGATTGATTTGATCACACTAAAGGAAATATTATGGATTTTTCAGGAAGTACGTTTCGATTAAAGAGCGCAAGTATTGGTTTTATTGGCCTGACGCTGGCCTGTATGACATTACCTGCTATTGCCGGCAACATGGGAAACGTAAATCTTCCTGCCGCTCATCCGTGGTCAGTCACTGGAAGTCTTGGTTATACGGTGTATGAAGACATGTACCGCAGCGATGGTCAAACGGCGGTAGGTCGTTTTGCCATTGGCCGCGAGATTTATACCAGTCATTTTCTACAGTGGGGCTTTGAAGTTGGCGTGCAAAACGGCAATACCATGCGTTATTTCCCGTCGCAAGCAGCTATTGATGCATTAGGCGGCCTTCCAATCCAAACGACGGTAAAACCCATGCTTGATTTGTTGGCAACCGTGAAAACGGCGTCGTTTGGTACAACCCCTGTGTTTGGTGTACTTAAAGGCGGGATTGCCTATCGCCACTGGCAGTTTAACGATCGCGACAGCATCAACGATAAATCCCTGATTGCCGGCGAATTACAGGCAGGCTTGGGATATGCTATCAGTGAGCGGACAAGCTTGAGTCTGTCATACCAGGGTATTTATGGTGGTAATCCTGATTTTCGTTACAATGCCGATAATGCCACCGCACGAGTATCTAACATTCCCATGCAAAATGGTGTGCTGCTTGGTTTAACTGTTGCTTTATAAAAGGACTTCCTCATGAATAAAAAACGCTATTTAATTGCGCTGTGGTCAGCTTTTACCATGGCAAGTACGGGCTATGCTGGCAATCCGACTACCAAAGAATACGTGGATGCTCAAGTAACGAGACTACAGTCGCAAATTGCTGCCATTCCTGCTGGTCCTCAAGGTGCACAAGGTCCTCAAGGTGCGCAAGGTCCTCAAGGTACGCAAGGCGAACCTGCTCCATCGTATGCCGTTGGTGACCAAGCGATGGGTGGTATTGTGTTTTGGGTGGATGATACAGGCCAACATGGTTTGATTGCGGCTACGGCAGATAATGACGGCGGAGCTGGAATCGTTTGGGATTCTGCTGCAGGAACTCCACAAGATCCATATTCCATTACTGGCGCTTCAAGCGATGGCATATTCGCTGGAAGGGCAAATAATGGTCAAATCATGGCAATTCTAATACAGAATGGTGCTAATAATTTTGCCGCACAAGTTTGCGCCAATTATGCTATCCAAGCTGATGGCACCACAGATTGCGCCTCTGTAGGTGCTGCAGGAGCCAGTTGCTATGCTGATTGGTATCTACCGTCGAAATTTGAGCTGAATCAACTGTATTTGCAAAGAGCTGTGGTGGGTGGGTTTAATCTTGTTGATGGCAACTACTGGAGTTCAACTGAGTTTAGTCAAGATCAAGCATGGCTTCTGCAGTTTTCCGTCAATGGTGAGCCAGAACATTTCGATAAGGATAACACTTTTCGGGTTCGGTGCATCCG
This genomic interval from Legionella oakridgensis ATCC 33761 = DSM 21215 contains the following:
- a CDS encoding Dabb family protein produces the protein MINHIVFLTFKAHITESEINSVLEQLGHLMTVIPAMKDFSFGKNCSPEKLSQGYTHAFIMKFDDAHGRDVYLNHPEHKRIAAELIFPMLENGFESVVVVDYAA
- a CDS encoding DUF1566 domain-containing protein, which codes for MNKKRYLIALWSAFTMASTGYAGNPTTKEYVDAQVTRLQSQIAAIPAGPQGAQGPQGAQGPQGTQGEPAPSYAVGDQAMGGIVFWVDDTGQHGLIAATADNDGGAGIVWDSAAGTPQDPYSITGASSDGIFAGRANNGQIMAILIQNGANNFAAQVCANYAIQADGTTDCASVGAAGASCYADWYLPSKFELNQLYLQRAVVGGFNLVDGNYWSSTEFSQDQAWLLQFSVNGEPEHFDKDNTFRVRCIRAFS